The Streptomyces aurantiacus genome includes a region encoding these proteins:
- the hpnH gene encoding adenosyl-hopene transferase HpnH, with amino-acid sequence MAMPLRQTIKVATYLFEQKLRKREKFPLIVELEPLYACNLACEGCGKIQHPAGVLKQRMPVAQAVGAVLESGAPMVSIAGGEPLMHPKIDEIVRQLVARKKYVFLCTNAMLMRKKMDKFTPSPYFAFAVHIDGLRERHDESVAKEGVFDEAVEAIKEAKKRGFRVTTNSTFFNTDTPQTIIEVLDFLNDDLQVDEMMISPAYAYEKAPDQEHFLGVEQTRELFKKAFGGGNRRRWRLNHSPLFLDFLEGKVDFPCTAWAIPNYSLFGWQKPCYLMSDGYVTTYRELVEDTDWDAYGRGKDPRCANCMAHCGYEPTAVLATMGSLKESLRAARETVSGNRG; translated from the coding sequence ATGGCCATGCCGCTCCGCCAGACCATCAAGGTCGCGACGTATCTCTTCGAACAGAAACTGCGCAAGCGGGAGAAGTTTCCGCTGATCGTCGAGCTTGAACCGCTCTACGCCTGCAATCTGGCATGCGAGGGCTGCGGCAAGATCCAGCACCCGGCCGGAGTGCTCAAACAGCGCATGCCGGTGGCCCAGGCCGTCGGGGCGGTGCTGGAGTCCGGGGCGCCGATGGTGTCCATCGCCGGCGGCGAGCCTCTGATGCACCCGAAGATCGACGAGATCGTACGGCAGCTGGTGGCCCGGAAGAAGTACGTCTTCCTGTGCACCAACGCCATGCTGATGCGCAAGAAGATGGACAAGTTCACGCCGTCCCCCTACTTCGCGTTCGCCGTGCACATCGACGGCCTGCGGGAGCGGCACGACGAGTCCGTCGCCAAGGAGGGAGTGTTCGACGAGGCCGTGGAGGCCATCAAGGAGGCCAAGAAGCGCGGCTTCCGGGTGACCACCAACTCGACCTTCTTCAATACCGACACCCCGCAGACGATCATCGAGGTGCTCGACTTCCTCAACGACGACCTCCAGGTCGACGAGATGATGATCTCGCCCGCCTACGCCTACGAGAAGGCGCCCGACCAGGAGCACTTCCTGGGCGTCGAGCAGACCCGGGAACTGTTCAAGAAGGCTTTCGGGGGCGGCAACCGGCGGCGCTGGCGGCTCAACCACTCCCCGCTCTTCCTGGACTTCCTGGAGGGCAAGGTCGACTTCCCGTGCACGGCGTGGGCGATCCCCAACTACTCGCTCTTCGGCTGGCAGAAGCCCTGCTACCTGATGAGCGACGGGTACGTCACGACGTACAGGGAGCTCGTCGAGGACACCGACTGGGACGCGTACGGTCGCGGCAAGGACCCGCGCTGCGCCAACTGCATGGCGCACTGCGGCTACGAGCCGACCGCGGTCCTGGCCACCATGGGTTCCCTCAAGGAGTCCCTGAGGGCCGCCCGCGAGACCGTCTCCGGAAACCGCGGGTGA
- the hpnD gene encoding presqualene diphosphate synthase HpnD produces MIRTVESEPRMSAPVLAAYGYCEAVTGQQARNFAYGIRLLPTPKRRAMSALYAFSRRVDDIGDGALAPDVKAARLEETRALLARVRDRSVDEDDTDPVAVALRHTADHFPVPLDGLDELIDGVLMDVRGETYETWDDLRVYCRCVAGAIGRLSLGVFGTEPGARGAERAPEYADTLGLALQLTNILRDVREDAEGGRTYLPADDLAKFGCSAGFDGAHPPEGSDFAGLVHFEVRRARALFAEGYRLLPMLDRRSGACVAAMAGIYRRLLDRIEREPEAVLRGRVSLPGREKAYVAVRGLSGLDARHVSRRTVRRRA; encoded by the coding sequence GTGATCCGGACCGTGGAGTCGGAACCACGCATGTCCGCACCGGTACTCGCCGCTTACGGCTACTGCGAGGCGGTCACCGGACAGCAGGCCCGCAACTTCGCGTACGGCATCCGGCTGCTGCCGACGCCCAAGCGCCGCGCCATGTCGGCGCTGTACGCGTTCTCGCGGCGCGTGGACGACATCGGTGACGGCGCGCTCGCCCCCGACGTCAAGGCCGCGCGGCTCGAGGAGACCCGGGCGCTGCTCGCCCGCGTCCGCGACCGCTCCGTGGACGAGGACGACACCGACCCTGTCGCCGTCGCCCTTCGCCACACGGCGGACCACTTCCCGGTCCCGCTCGACGGCCTCGACGAACTCATCGACGGAGTCCTGATGGACGTCCGCGGCGAGACCTACGAGACCTGGGACGACCTGAGGGTCTACTGCCGCTGCGTCGCCGGGGCCATCGGCCGGCTCTCGCTCGGAGTGTTCGGTACGGAACCGGGGGCGCGCGGAGCCGAGCGGGCGCCGGAGTACGCGGACACGCTCGGGCTCGCGCTGCAACTCACCAACATCCTCAGGGACGTTCGGGAGGACGCCGAGGGCGGACGGACCTACCTGCCCGCGGACGACCTCGCGAAGTTCGGCTGCTCGGCCGGGTTCGACGGGGCGCATCCACCGGAGGGCTCCGACTTCGCGGGCCTCGTGCACTTCGAAGTGCGTCGGGCCCGCGCGCTTTTCGCGGAGGGTTACCGGCTGCTGCCGATGCTGGACCGCCGCAGCGGCGCCTGTGTCGCCGCGATGGCCGGCATCTACCGCCGCCTCCTCGACCGCATCGAGCGCGAACCGGAGGCCGTCCTGCGCGGCCGGGTCTCGCTGCCCGGACGCGAGAAGGCGTACGTCGCCGTGCGGGGCCTCTCCGGGCTCGACGCCCGGCACGTCTCCCGCCGCACCGTCAGGAGGCGCGCCTGA
- a CDS encoding polyprenyl synthetase family protein: MTLDQSAAGSRTPRIASRGETVPTVPPASKAADAVDVTALLERGRTLATPVLRAAIDRLAPPMDTVAAYHFGWIDAEGNPADGDGGKAVRPALAVLSAEAAGAAPEVGVPGAVAVELVHNFSLLHDDLMDGDEQRRHRDTVWKVHGPAQAILVGDALFALANELLLELGTVEAGRATRRLTTATRALIDGQAQDISYEHRDRVSVEECLEMEGNKTGALLACACSIGAVLGGADDRTADTLEKYGYHLGLAFQAVDDLLGIWGDPVATGKQTWSDLRQRKKSLPVVAALAAGGPASARLGELLAEDARSSDFENFSEEEFAVRAALIEEAGGREWTAQEARRQHTVAIEALDMIHMPDRVRAQFVELADFVVVRKR, translated from the coding sequence GTGACGCTCGACCAGAGCGCGGCAGGCTCCCGCACCCCCCGTATCGCAAGTAGAGGAGAGACTGTGCCCACTGTGCCCCCGGCATCCAAGGCTGCCGACGCGGTGGACGTGACCGCGCTCCTGGAGCGCGGCCGGACCCTGGCCACACCGGTACTGCGGGCGGCCATCGACCGCCTGGCACCTCCTATGGACACCGTTGCCGCCTACCACTTCGGCTGGATCGACGCCGAGGGCAACCCCGCCGACGGCGACGGCGGCAAGGCCGTACGTCCCGCCCTCGCCGTCCTGTCCGCCGAGGCGGCCGGCGCGGCCCCCGAGGTGGGCGTGCCGGGCGCGGTCGCCGTCGAACTGGTGCACAACTTCTCACTCCTGCACGACGACCTGATGGACGGCGACGAGCAGCGCCGCCACCGTGACACCGTCTGGAAGGTGCACGGCCCCGCGCAGGCGATCCTCGTCGGCGACGCCCTGTTCGCCCTGGCCAACGAACTGCTCCTGGAACTCGGCACGGTCGAGGCGGGCCGTGCCACGCGCCGCCTGACCACCGCCACGCGCGCGCTGATCGACGGCCAGGCCCAGGACATCTCCTACGAGCACCGCGACCGTGTCAGCGTCGAGGAGTGCCTGGAGATGGAGGGCAACAAGACGGGTGCGCTGCTCGCCTGCGCCTGTTCCATCGGCGCGGTCCTCGGCGGCGCCGACGACCGCACGGCCGACACGCTGGAGAAGTACGGCTACCACCTCGGCCTCGCCTTCCAGGCCGTCGACGACCTGCTAGGCATCTGGGGCGACCCGGTGGCCACCGGCAAGCAGACCTGGAGCGACCTGCGTCAGCGCAAGAAGTCCCTGCCGGTCGTCGCCGCGCTCGCGGCGGGCGGCCCGGCCTCCGCGCGCCTCGGTGAACTGCTCGCCGAGGACGCCAGGAGCAGCGACTTCGAGAACTTCTCCGAGGAGGAGTTCGCCGTGCGCGCAGCTCTCATCGAGGAGGCCGGCGGCCGCGAGTGGACCGCCCAGGAGGCGCGCCGGCAGCACACCGTCGCCATCGAGGCGCTCGACATGATCCACATGCCGGACCGGGTACGGGCCCAGTTCGTGGAGCTCGCCGACTTCGTCGTCGTCCGAAAGAGATGA
- the shc gene encoding squalene--hopene cyclase gives MTATTDGSTGALPPRAASASDIRTESIPAAAGTADIPDAAARAIQRATDFLLATQDAEGWWKGDLETNVTMDAEDLLLRQFLGIHDEKTTHAAALFVRGEQREDGTWASFYGGPGELSTTIEAYVALRLAGDAPDDPHMAKASAWIRERGGIAAARVFTRIWLALFGWWKWDDLPELPPELIYFPKWVPLNIYDFGCWARQTIVPLTVVSAKRPVRPAPFALDELHTDHRDPNPVKPLAPVASWDGAFQRLDKALHVYRKVAPRRLRRAAMNTAARWIIERQENDGCWGGIQPPAVYSIIALHLLGYDLQHPVMREGLASLDRFTVWREDGARMIEACQSPVWDTCLATIALADAGVPADHPQLVRAADWMLGEEIVRPGDWAVKRPGLAPGGWAFEFHNDNYPDIDDTAEVVLALRRVKHHDPERVEKAIGRGVRWNLGMQSKNGAWGAFDVDNTSPFPNRLPFCDFGEVIDPPSADVTAHVVEMLAVEGLAHDPRTRRGIEWLLAEQEANGSWFGRWGVNYVYGTGSVVPALVAAGLPASHPAIRRAVAWLETVQNDDGGWGEDLRSYHDAAEWSGRGASTASQTGWALLALLAAGERDSKAAERGVAWLAETQLADGSWDEPYFTGTGFPWDFSINYHLYRQVFPLTALGRYVNGEPFAGPRGPAGRGSG, from the coding sequence ATGACAGCGACGACCGACGGAAGCACCGGGGCCCTGCCGCCCCGCGCTGCCTCGGCCAGCGACATCCGGACAGAATCGATTCCCGCGGCGGCCGGGACAGCCGATATCCCAGACGCCGCCGCGCGCGCGATACAGCGCGCCACCGACTTCCTGCTCGCCACGCAGGACGCCGAGGGCTGGTGGAAGGGCGACCTCGAGACCAACGTCACGATGGACGCCGAAGACCTGCTGCTCCGTCAGTTCCTGGGCATCCACGACGAGAAGACCACGCACGCCGCCGCACTGTTCGTCCGCGGCGAGCAGCGCGAGGACGGCACCTGGGCCTCCTTCTACGGCGGACCGGGCGAACTCTCCACCACCATCGAGGCGTACGTCGCCCTGCGGCTGGCCGGTGACGCGCCGGACGATCCGCACATGGCGAAGGCGTCCGCGTGGATCCGTGAAAGGGGCGGCATCGCCGCGGCCCGGGTCTTCACCCGGATCTGGCTCGCCCTGTTCGGCTGGTGGAAGTGGGACGACCTCCCCGAACTGCCCCCTGAGCTCATCTACTTCCCGAAGTGGGTGCCGCTCAACATCTACGACTTCGGCTGCTGGGCCCGGCAGACCATCGTGCCGCTCACCGTCGTCTCGGCAAAACGCCCGGTACGGCCCGCGCCCTTCGCGCTGGACGAGCTGCACACCGACCACCGTGACCCCAACCCGGTCAAGCCCCTCGCCCCGGTGGCGAGTTGGGACGGAGCCTTCCAGCGGCTCGACAAGGCCCTGCACGTCTACCGCAAGGTCGCCCCGCGCCGGCTCCGCAGAGCCGCGATGAACACCGCGGCCCGCTGGATCATCGAGCGCCAGGAGAACGACGGCTGCTGGGGTGGCATCCAGCCGCCCGCCGTGTACTCGATCATCGCCCTGCACCTGCTGGGCTACGACCTACAACACCCGGTGATGCGCGAGGGGCTGGCGTCCCTCGACCGCTTCACCGTCTGGCGCGAGGACGGGGCCCGGATGATCGAGGCCTGCCAGTCACCGGTCTGGGACACCTGCCTCGCGACCATCGCGCTCGCCGACGCGGGCGTGCCCGCCGATCATCCGCAGCTGGTGAGGGCCGCGGACTGGATGCTCGGAGAGGAGATCGTCCGACCCGGCGACTGGGCGGTCAAGCGGCCCGGACTCGCGCCCGGAGGCTGGGCGTTCGAGTTCCACAACGACAACTACCCGGACATCGACGACACCGCCGAGGTGGTCCTCGCGCTGCGCCGGGTCAAGCACCACGACCCGGAGCGAGTGGAGAAGGCCATCGGGCGCGGGGTGCGCTGGAACCTCGGCATGCAGTCCAAGAACGGCGCGTGGGGCGCCTTCGACGTCGACAACACCAGCCCCTTCCCCAACCGGCTGCCGTTCTGCGACTTCGGCGAGGTCATCGACCCGCCGTCCGCCGACGTCACCGCACACGTCGTGGAGATGCTCGCCGTCGAAGGGCTGGCCCACGACCCGCGCACCCGCCGCGGTATCGAGTGGCTGCTCGCCGAACAGGAGGCGAACGGCTCCTGGTTCGGCCGCTGGGGCGTCAACTACGTCTATGGGACAGGGTCGGTGGTGCCCGCCCTGGTGGCAGCCGGACTGCCCGCCTCGCATCCCGCGATCCGTCGGGCGGTCGCCTGGCTGGAGACCGTGCAGAACGACGACGGCGGCTGGGGCGAGGACCTGCGCTCCTACCACGACGCCGCCGAGTGGAGCGGGCGGGGCGCGTCGACCGCGTCCCAGACCGGGTGGGCGCTGTTGGCGCTGCTCGCGGCCGGGGAGCGGGACTCCAAGGCCGCCGAGCGTGGTGTCGCCTGGCTCGCGGAGACCCAGCTGGCGGACGGCTCCTGGGACGAGCCGTACTTCACCGGCACCGGGTTCCCGTGGGACTTCTCGATCAACTACCACCTCTACCGCCAGGTCTTCCCGCTCACCGCGCTCGGCCGGTACGTCAACGGCGAACCCTTCGCCGGTCCGCGCGGCCCGGCGGGCAGGGGGAGCGGATGA
- the hpnE gene encoding hydroxysqualene dehydroxylase HpnE codes for MNDTTQDEELDADPPSGPATAVVVGGGLAGMTAALALADAGVRVTLLEGRPRLGGLAFSFQRDGLTVDNGQHVYMRCCTAYRWFLDRVDGAELAPLQDRLDVPVLDAEGEPGRRLGRIGRTALPVPLHLARSLATYPHLSLSERAKVGRAALALKGLDLADPALDAQNFGTWLAEHGQSERAVEALWDLVGVATLNAVAGDASLGLAAMVFKTGLLSDPGAADIGWARVPLGELHDRLARKALDSAGVRTEVRTRVTSISQHGNGRWSVQVPGETLDADTVVLAVPQREAHDLLPDGALDAPERLLDIGTAPILNIHVVYDRKVLARPFFAALGSPVQWVFDRTEASGLSQGQYLALSQSAAQDEIDEPVSVLRERYLPELERLLPGTRGAEVRDFFVTRERTATFAPAPGVGRLRPGARTKATGLYLAGAWTATGWPATMESAVRSGVSAAHAALSALGRPRDHLFELFEEAA; via the coding sequence ATGAACGACACGACGCAGGACGAGGAACTCGATGCGGACCCGCCGAGCGGCCCCGCGACGGCCGTGGTGGTCGGCGGGGGGCTCGCGGGGATGACCGCGGCGCTCGCGCTCGCCGACGCGGGAGTGCGGGTGACGCTGCTCGAAGGCCGGCCCCGGCTCGGCGGGCTCGCCTTCTCCTTCCAGCGCGACGGACTCACCGTGGACAACGGCCAGCACGTGTACATGCGCTGCTGCACCGCCTACCGCTGGTTCCTCGACCGTGTCGACGGAGCCGAACTCGCGCCGCTGCAGGACCGTCTCGACGTCCCCGTCCTCGACGCGGAGGGCGAACCGGGACGCAGACTCGGCAGAATCGGCCGCACGGCGCTGCCCGTACCGCTGCATCTGGCGCGCAGCCTCGCCACATATCCCCATCTGTCGCTCTCGGAGCGCGCCAAGGTCGGTCGTGCCGCACTGGCACTCAAGGGGCTCGACCTCGCCGACCCGGCGCTCGACGCGCAGAACTTCGGCACCTGGCTGGCCGAGCACGGTCAGTCGGAGCGTGCCGTCGAGGCACTGTGGGACCTCGTGGGGGTCGCCACTCTCAACGCGGTGGCCGGCGACGCTTCGCTCGGGCTCGCCGCGATGGTGTTCAAGACCGGTCTGCTCTCCGACCCGGGCGCGGCCGACATCGGCTGGGCACGCGTCCCGCTGGGCGAACTGCACGACCGGCTGGCCCGCAAGGCGCTCGACTCCGCGGGCGTCCGTACCGAAGTCCGTACACGCGTCACCTCCATCTCCCAACACGGGAACGGGCGTTGGAGCGTTCAGGTTCCCGGCGAGACGCTCGACGCCGACACGGTCGTGCTCGCCGTGCCGCAGCGCGAGGCCCACGACCTGCTGCCCGACGGCGCGCTCGACGCCCCCGAGCGGCTGCTCGACATCGGTACGGCGCCGATCCTCAACATCCACGTCGTGTACGACCGGAAGGTGCTCGCCCGGCCGTTCTTCGCCGCGCTCGGCTCCCCGGTGCAGTGGGTCTTCGACCGGACCGAGGCGTCCGGACTCTCGCAGGGCCAGTACCTCGCACTGTCCCAGTCCGCCGCGCAGGACGAGATCGACGAACCGGTCTCGGTGTTGCGCGAGCGGTATCTGCCGGAGCTGGAGCGGCTGCTGCCCGGCACCCGTGGCGCCGAGGTACGGGACTTCTTCGTGACCCGGGAGCGCACGGCGACGTTCGCCCCGGCCCCCGGCGTCGGACGGCTGCGGCCCGGCGCCCGCACCAAGGCAACCGGCCTCTACCTGGCCGGCGCGTGGACCGCCACAGGGTGGCCCGCGACCATGGAGAGTGCGGTCCGCAGCGGCGTGAGCGCGGCCCACGCCGCGCTGAGCGCCCTGGGCCGGCCCCGCGACCACCTCTTCGAGCTCTTCGAGGAGGCGGCGTGA
- the dxs gene encoding 1-deoxy-D-xylulose-5-phosphate synthase: MTILESIRGPRDLKALSETEIGQLGDEIREFLVHAVARTGGHLGPNLGVVELSIALHRVFESPVDRILWDTGHQSYVHKLLTGRQDFSKLRGKGGLSGYPSRAESEHDVIENSHASTALGWADGLAKARQVQGEKGHVVAVIGDGALTGGMAWEALNNIAAAKDRPLIIVVNDNERSYAPTIGGLANHLATLRTTDSYEKVLAWGKDVLLSMPVVGGTLFESLHGAKKGFKDAFAPQGMFEDLGLKYVGPIDGHDVGAVESALRRAKRFHGPVLIHCLTEKGRGYEPAVAHEEDHFHTVGVMDPLTCEPLAPSNGPSWTSVFGDEIVRIGEERADVVAITAAMLHPVGLAKFAERFPDRVWDVGIAEQHAAVSAAGLATGGLHPVVAVYATFLNRAFDQLLMDVALHRCGVTFVLDRAGVTGVDGASHNGMWDLSVLQVVPGLRIAAPRDADQLRAQLREAVAVDDAPTLIRFPKESVGPAVPAVDRVGGVDVLHRGARPDVLLVAVGVMAPVCLRAAELLEARGIGCTVVDPRWVKPVDPALPGLAAGHRMVAVVEDNSRASGVGAAVALALGDAEVDVPIRRFGIPEQFLAHAKRGEVLADIGLTPVEIAGRIGASLATREAGAAVTDAEPAVTARAPGGQAATKRVRKAQADGQRTSKRQAAGKPAAGKQAPKEKQE, from the coding sequence GTGACAATTCTGGAGAGCATCCGGGGACCACGCGACCTGAAGGCGCTGTCCGAGACGGAGATAGGCCAACTGGGCGACGAGATCCGGGAGTTCCTGGTGCACGCGGTCGCCAGGACCGGCGGTCATCTGGGGCCCAACCTGGGGGTGGTGGAACTCTCCATCGCGCTCCACCGGGTCTTCGAGTCGCCCGTCGACCGCATTCTGTGGGACACCGGCCACCAGAGCTACGTACACAAATTGCTGACAGGGCGTCAGGACTTCTCCAAGCTGCGGGGCAAGGGCGGCCTCTCCGGCTACCCGTCTCGCGCGGAGTCCGAGCACGACGTCATCGAGAACAGCCACGCGTCCACCGCGCTCGGCTGGGCCGACGGACTCGCCAAGGCCCGCCAGGTACAGGGGGAGAAGGGGCACGTCGTCGCGGTCATCGGCGACGGCGCGCTCACCGGCGGCATGGCGTGGGAGGCGTTGAACAACATCGCCGCCGCCAAGGACCGGCCGCTGATCATCGTCGTCAACGACAACGAACGCTCGTACGCGCCGACCATAGGCGGTCTCGCGAACCACCTGGCGACGCTGCGGACCACCGACAGCTACGAGAAGGTCCTGGCCTGGGGCAAGGACGTCCTGCTGAGCATGCCTGTCGTCGGCGGCACCCTCTTCGAGTCCCTGCACGGCGCGAAGAAGGGGTTCAAGGACGCTTTCGCGCCGCAGGGCATGTTCGAGGACCTGGGGCTGAAGTACGTCGGGCCGATCGACGGGCACGACGTGGGCGCGGTCGAGTCGGCGCTGCGGCGCGCGAAGCGCTTCCACGGGCCCGTACTCATCCACTGCCTGACGGAGAAGGGGCGCGGATACGAACCCGCCGTCGCACACGAGGAGGACCACTTCCACACCGTCGGCGTGATGGACCCGCTCACCTGTGAGCCGCTCGCGCCCTCCAACGGCCCCTCCTGGACCTCGGTGTTCGGCGACGAGATCGTGCGCATCGGAGAGGAACGCGCGGACGTCGTGGCGATCACCGCGGCCATGCTGCATCCGGTGGGCCTCGCGAAGTTCGCGGAGAGGTTCCCCGACCGGGTGTGGGACGTCGGTATCGCCGAGCAGCACGCCGCGGTGTCCGCGGCCGGGCTCGCGACGGGCGGACTGCATCCGGTCGTCGCGGTGTACGCGACCTTCCTCAACCGGGCCTTCGACCAGCTCCTCATGGATGTCGCGCTGCACCGCTGCGGGGTGACCTTCGTGCTGGACCGCGCCGGAGTCACGGGAGTCGACGGAGCGTCGCACAACGGCATGTGGGACCTGTCCGTCCTCCAGGTCGTGCCGGGGCTCCGGATCGCCGCGCCGCGTGACGCCGACCAACTGCGCGCCCAACTGCGCGAGGCGGTCGCCGTGGACGACGCCCCCACACTGATCCGCTTCCCCAAGGAGTCGGTGGGGCCCGCGGTGCCAGCGGTCGACAGGGTGGGCGGTGTGGACGTGCTGCACCGCGGCGCGCGGCCCGACGTCCTCCTCGTCGCCGTGGGAGTGATGGCCCCGGTGTGTCTGCGGGCGGCCGAACTCCTGGAGGCCCGGGGCATCGGCTGCACGGTGGTCGACCCGCGGTGGGTCAAGCCCGTGGACCCCGCGCTGCCCGGCCTCGCCGCCGGCCACCGCATGGTCGCCGTCGTCGAGGACAACAGCCGGGCCTCCGGAGTGGGCGCGGCGGTCGCGCTCGCCCTGGGCGACGCCGAAGTCGACGTGCCGATACGGCGGTTCGGGATCCCCGAGCAGTTCCTCGCACACGCCAAGCGGGGCGAGGTGCTGGCCGACATCGGTCTGACGCCCGTCGAGATCGCGGGCCGGATCGGCGCGAGCCTGGCCACACGGGAAGCGGGCGCGGCGGTCACGGACGCCGAACCGGCGGTCACGGCGCGGGCCCCCGGCGGGCAGGCCGCCACGAAGCGCGTGCGGAAGGCGCAGGCCGACGGGCAGCGCACGTCGAAGCGGCAGGCGGCCGGGAAGCCGGCGGCCGGGAAACAGGCGCCCAAGGAGAAACAGGAATGA
- the ispG gene encoding flavodoxin-dependent (E)-4-hydroxy-3-methylbut-2-enyl-diphosphate synthase, whose amino-acid sequence MSAVSLGLPEVPVRPIAERRVSRRIQVGPVAVGGGAPVSVQSMTTTRTSDIGATLQQIAELTASGCQIVRVACPTQDDADALATIARKSQLPVIADIHFQPKYVFAAIEAGCAAVRVNPGNIKQFDDKVKEIARAAKDHGTPIRIGVNAGSLDRRLLQKYGRATPEALVESALWEASLFEEHGFQDIKISVKHNDPVVMVNAYRQLAAQCDYPLHLGVTEAGPAFQGTIKSAVAFGALLSEGIGDTIRVSLSAPPAEECKVGMQILESLGLRQRRLEIVSCPSCGRAQVDVYKLADEVTAGLEGMEVPLRVAVMGCVVNGPGEAREADLGVASGNGKGQIFVKGEVIRTVPESKIVETLIDEAMKIAAQMEADGVASGEPEVTVPGQPSVTASQ is encoded by the coding sequence GTGAGCGCCGTCTCCCTGGGGCTGCCCGAGGTGCCGGTCCGGCCGATCGCGGAGCGCCGTGTCTCGCGGCGGATCCAGGTCGGGCCGGTGGCGGTCGGTGGCGGGGCGCCCGTGTCGGTGCAGTCGATGACGACGACGCGTACGTCGGACATCGGCGCCACCCTCCAGCAGATCGCCGAACTCACCGCGTCCGGCTGCCAGATCGTCCGCGTCGCCTGCCCCACGCAGGACGACGCGGACGCGCTCGCCACCATCGCGCGCAAGTCGCAGCTCCCGGTGATCGCGGACATCCACTTCCAGCCGAAGTACGTGTTCGCCGCGATCGAGGCGGGCTGCGCGGCGGTACGGGTGAACCCCGGCAACATCAAGCAGTTCGACGACAAGGTGAAGGAGATCGCTCGGGCCGCGAAGGACCACGGCACGCCGATCCGGATCGGGGTCAACGCCGGTTCGCTGGACCGGCGCCTGCTCCAGAAGTACGGCAGGGCGACGCCCGAGGCGCTGGTCGAGTCGGCGCTGTGGGAGGCCTCGCTCTTCGAGGAGCACGGATTCCAGGACATCAAGATCTCGGTCAAGCACAACGACCCGGTCGTCATGGTCAACGCCTACCGGCAACTGGCGGCCCAGTGCGACTACCCGCTGCATCTCGGCGTGACCGAGGCGGGGCCGGCCTTCCAGGGGACGATCAAGTCCGCGGTGGCGTTCGGGGCGTTGCTCTCCGAGGGCATCGGCGACACCATCCGGGTGTCCCTGAGCGCGCCGCCCGCCGAGGAGTGCAAGGTCGGCATGCAGATCCTGGAGTCGCTGGGACTGCGGCAGCGGAGGCTGGAGATCGTGTCGTGTCCGTCCTGCGGGCGGGCCCAGGTCGACGTCTACAAGCTCGCCGACGAGGTCACGGCCGGACTGGAGGGCATGGAAGTGCCCCTGCGCGTCGCGGTCATGGGCTGCGTCGTCAACGGCCCGGGCGAGGCGCGGGAGGCGGACCTGGGGGTCGCCTCCGGCAACGGCAAGGGGCAGATCTTCGTCAAGGGCGAGGTCATCCGGACGGTGCCCGAGTCGAAGATCGTGGAGACCCTCATCGACGAGGCGATGAAGATCGCCGCACAGATGGAGGCGGACGGCGTCGCGTCAGGCGAGCCGGAGGTCACGGTGCCGGGGCAGCCCTCCGTCACCGCGAGTCAGTAG
- a CDS encoding phosphorylase family protein, with protein MTGTPAAAPLLIACALGIEHLALRTGGSRGGADGPVTVLRTGMGPKAAERAVGRALAGPSLQGAAVLATGFCAGLAPGMHPGDLVVAEETRDPRGTTPCVGADLLVKELMRAVPGRTVHTGPLTGSDHVVRGQERSDLLATGAIAVDMESAATLHRAVRAGVRPVAAVRVVVDAPEHELVRIGTVRGGISAFRVLRAVLPAFFEWHRSLLLPRR; from the coding sequence ATGACCGGCACACCGGCCGCCGCCCCGCTGCTGATCGCCTGCGCGCTCGGCATCGAGCACCTCGCCCTGCGCACCGGCGGCAGCCGCGGCGGGGCCGACGGCCCGGTCACCGTGCTGCGTACGGGCATGGGGCCCAAGGCCGCCGAGCGGGCGGTCGGCCGGGCCCTGGCCGGTCCCTCTCTGCAGGGTGCGGCCGTCCTGGCCACGGGCTTCTGTGCCGGGCTCGCCCCCGGTATGCACCCGGGAGACCTGGTCGTCGCCGAGGAGACCCGGGACCCACGCGGCACCACGCCGTGTGTGGGAGCCGACCTGCTGGTCAAGGAACTGATGCGTGCCGTGCCCGGGCGCACCGTCCACACGGGACCCCTCACCGGTTCCGATCACGTCGTGCGCGGCCAGGAACGGTCGGATCTGCTCGCGACCGGCGCGATCGCGGTCGACATGGAGTCGGCGGCCACGCTTCACCGCGCCGTCCGCGCGGGCGTGCGCCCGGTTGCGGCCGTACGGGTGGTCGTGGACGCTCCAGAACATGAACTCGTCCGGATCGGCACGGTGCGCGGTGGAATATCAGCCTTCCGTGTTCTTCGTGCCGTTCTACCCGCTTTCTTCGAATGGCACCGTTCTTTGCTGCTCCCCAGGAGGTGA
- a CDS encoding DUF6380 family protein yields MDSPDQDDASTGKRCATLRPGTASLTSTAGRAPFHRHGEAAGEGAR; encoded by the coding sequence ATGGACAGTCCGGACCAAGACGACGCAAGTACCGGGAAACGGTGCGCAACCCTCCGGCCGGGGACGGCGTCCCTGACTTCAACGGCCGGCCGTGCCCCGTTCCACCGGCACGGCGAGGCCGCGGGGGAAGGTGCACGATGA